Below is a genomic region from Azospirillum brasilense.
CGGAAATCACGTCGGCAACGCTCATCAAATCCTCCCACGGAAGGGTCAGAGGGCAGAGGGTCAGAGAGCGTCCGCGCCATCGGGAGCGAGGCGCTTGGGCTGAATCATGGCGCTGTGGATCCGGGTCATGGCCTGCGCCTCGGTCGGCGTGCGGACCAAGCGGTACAGCATCCTCTTCAGGCCCGGCGGAGTCAGCCGGAACCCGATCTGAAGCGAGGCCGTCGCCAGGAATTCCGAATTGGTCAGGAAGCCCGACCGCCAGCACCACACCCGGAAGGCCCATTCGTTGACGGCGTAGCGCAACCCGCCGCGCCGGACGCGCTGGGCCATGCTGGTGCGGAAGAGGAGAAGCGCCTCCTGCACCGTTTCCATGCGCGCCCCGGCCTGAAGCAGGCGGACATACAGGTCGTAGTCCTCCAGATTCCCGAAGCAGGAGCGGTAGCCGCCAATGGCGGTCAGCGCCCGTCGCCGCACCATCATGGTGGGGTGCGACAGGACGCAGTGCCATTTCATGCCCTGGCTGATCTCTTCGTGCGTCTCCGGGCTGCGCTTCACGCAAGTGATGGCACCGGGGTCCTGTTCGAACTCCGCGTGCCAGGAGAACGATGCGTCCAGCGACCCCTGCTCGGCGAAGGCGCGCGCCTGCGTCTCGAAGCGGTGGGGCAGGCAGATGTCGTCGCTGTCCATGCGGGCCACCAGATAGCCCGTGCAATATTGCAGACCGTCGTTCAGCGCGCGGGCCAAGCCCCCCTGGTTGCGCCGCCGCACCACCACAAGCCGGCAGGCGTTGGACGCCTGATAGCGGGCGATGACCTTTTCCTGCTCCTCCCCGATCCGTCCATCGACCACCAGCACGCATTCACGCGGGAGAAGCGTCTGTGTATAGACGCTCTCCAGCGCGGCCTGAAGGTTATCCGCCTTCTCGCCCGCGTAGGTGGCCATAAGCACGCTGATCGATTGAGTGTCCCGACCGTCCCTCGGTCCGCTCATGTGATTCATACCTGGTCTCCACCCCTCTTGTCGTGGCGACGCGGACGGCGTCCGGCGGTCCGGCCATCGGGTGTCTCCCCGCGAAGGGGGCGCCCTATGGCCATGACCACGGACACCGCGGCCCTGGGAATGGAGGCGTGTGCGTGCCGCCCAGAGCCCCGCTCCCGTGGCACGCGCGCGGAAGCGGTTTCGGCGTTCCTTCCCCGGTGGCCGTCGGTCGGGCGCTTGTGTGGCGCCAGCCGTCCCGTCCTTGTCGTCGTTGTCAGTGCCGTTCTTGCCCTGTCTCGTCCCTTTCCTGGTCGGTTCTGTAGGGGTCTCCCTCCGGTCCGCATCCCGGACTAGGGCACCCCTGGCCGTCGTATCGGCCGGTGCCGATGCACGCATAGGCACGGAATAGGTCTGTGGACGCTATCAAAGGGCGGAAGGCGGGTAAACCTACATAAAGTGCAAGATAAATATCCCCTTCGCAGCGTCCCAAAGGGAAAGCCGTCTGCCACTTTGGTCGATTTGGGAGAAAGTGGGGGATGCCGCGCGCACTGCGGAGAAATAACGGCTGATCGTCATGAAAAGGCGGCGAACGGGGGTGGCGTTCGGTCTTCATCACTCCGCTAAGGCAGGCCTTATTGTGCGGCGCACAAGAAATAGAGGCGAAAGCAGAGCCGCCGGCGGGACTGTGCTTTCGATTATTGCCGTTTTGTGTCGCGAGCGGAAGCCGGAAACGCTCTCCTGGAAACGCTCCGTCGGACACGCCGCCCCGACATGCCAACGCCCGGCCAGAGACTGGCCGGGCGCGGACGTTGCCAAAGGGGCGGAACCGCCGATCGTCAGATGATCGGGTTGGCCTTGGAGACCGAGGAGATGGTGTTGTTGGTCACCGTCTGCTTGATGCTGTCGGCGATGTTGATCGCCGCACGACCGTTGTTGTTGTAGAAGGTGTTGTCGTACAGGCTCAGCGTGATCGACCCGCTGCCCTTCAGGTGCTCCAGGATGCCGCCGTTGTTGTTGAAGATCTCGTTGCCGTAGATCTTGTAGGTGACGTTGGTGCCCTGGTTCTGGCCGATCGAGATGCCGACGTTCGAGTTGCCGTAGATCGTGTTGTTGTAGATCTCGGTGCTCGACTTGGCGAGGATGCCGGCGCCGCGCGGGTTCGAATAGATCACGTTGTCGTGGATCTTCAGCGTGCTGTTGGCCTGGCTGTGGTCGTGGTACAGGCCGTGCGACCGGCCGTCGCCGCCGCCGCTGCCGTTGTTGAAGATCGTGTTGCCGGCGATCTCGCCGCTCAGGATGCGGCCGTTCCAGCCCGAATACACCGCATCGGTGCGCCAGCCGTTGTCGCTGATGATGTTGTTGGTGAAGTACTGGTTGGCATTGTCGGCGGAATAGTGGACGAGGCCGTAGCCGCCGTTGCCGTCGATCGTGGAGTGATCGATGCGCAGGTTGTTGGAGGTCCCGCTGATCACCACGCCCGAACCGCGGTTGTCCAGGATCTGGGAGTTGGTGACCTTCACGTTGTTGGCCCCGCCGTTGAGCAGCAGGCCGGTGTCGTTCGAACCTGTCATCGTCAGGTTGTCGAACGTGATGTTGTCCTTGTTGTTCAGGCTGACGGCGTAGCTGGCGCCGCTCTTGGCCTTGATGATCGGGTCGGCGCCGGTGCCGTAGGCGCCGTAGATGATCGGCTTGTCGGAGGTGCCGGAGGTCGAGACCAGCAGGCTGTCGGTCCACGTCTCGCCGCGTTCGAACAGGACCAGCGAGCCGGCGGCGAAGCTGGTGGCGTTCACCTTGGCCAGCGACTTCCAGGCCTGGTTCGGGTTGTTGCCGGAGTTGCTGTCGTTGCCGTGCGTCGCGTCGACGTAGAAGACCTGCGAGGGCGGGGTCGCCGGATAATCCGACGTGCCGCCCGGATTCGTCGGAGCGGGCGGGGCCGTCGGCGTGGTGGGCGTGGTCGGGGTGGTCGGAGTCGTGGGGGTGGTGGGCGTCGTCGGCGTGGTGGGCGTTGTGGTCGAGGAGGGGAAGAACTCCTTCGGAGCGGCGACGACGAGCGTGCCGTCCCACCACATGCCGGACTGGCCCTTCACCACGTCCTTGCCGTCCAGCGCGCCCTTGTCGTAGGTGACGGAGGCGTCGGTCGGGTTGACCGCGTTGCCGTTGATGGTGATCTTGTTGACGATCAGGTTGCGGTCCTGGCCGTTCACGAAGCCGTCGTTGTCGTACTGGATCTGGACCTTGTGGGCCTGACCGGCGGCGATGTCGGCGTTGAAGGTGAAGTCCTTGGCGGTGGTACCGGCGGAGCCTTCGCCGATCACCTTGCCGTCCACCATCACCTTGAAGTGCGGGGCGACGCCGCCCGCCACGTTGCCGGCGGCGTTGACGACGATCTTCGTGGCGCCCGTCACCGCTTCGGCGGTCGCGGCGGGGAAGAAGTCCTTCGGCGCGGCGACGACCAGCGTGCCGTTCCACCACATGCCGGACTGGCCCTTGACCACGTCCTTGCCGTCGAGCGCCCCCTTGTCATAGGTAACCGACGGATCGGCCGCGTCGAGCGCGTGCCCGTTGATGGTGATCTTGTTGACGATCAGGTTGCGGTCCTGGCCGTTCACGAAGCCGTCGTTGTCGTACTGGATCTGGATCTTGTGGGCCTGATCCGCCGTGACGTTGGCGTTGAAGGTGAAGTCCTTGGCGGTGGTGCCGGCGGAGCCTTCGCCGATGACCTTGCCGTCCACCATCACCTTGAAGTGCGGAGCGACGCCGCCCGCCACGTTGCCGGCGGCGTTGATGACGATCTTCGTCGCATTGTCGGCGGTCGCGGCGGCGTCGGCCAGGGCCAGCGGCTGCGCGGTCTGCAGGGCCTGCGCCTGGAGGAGGGAGGCCGGCGTCGCGAAGCCATCGGCGGTGGACACGGAGGTCTCGCTGATGGTCAGATGCGACGTGTCGGCGCCGAAATCGCCAGCGTAGTTGGTGTGGTCGGTCAGATCCTGGTGGTGAAGGTCGATACCCAGATCGTCCATGGTCTGCACTCTCTTCCTTGTGGGGATGCCACCGCGGTTGGTGGCCGGCGGGGCAGGCACGCGGTCGGTGCGTCCCCGTCCTTTCGGTTAGCGCTCTAGCCTTTTGGCTTACCCCTTAAGACTATCGACTTCGCTGTGGCCTTAAATGGGACGATTTTAGGATAATAAATCTCAAATGCGTGATAATCCGGTCACAGTGAGGCCAATCCGCCCCGGTGGCGCGATGGTTCGGCGCTTCAACCGGTGGGAAAAGCGCCAGCGCCACCCGCTGCGGCAGCGGTACTGAACGGAGCGGTGCGCAGCCAAGAATGGCGGGGATGCGGACAAAAAGGAGGGCGTTTTCGGAATCAGGCCATCCATTGACTCGGGTCAATCCGCCGAAGCCGGTCCGGGCGTAGCCTTCCCTCCATGCTTTGCAAGGAGGTATGACATGGAAACGATGGTCTTTCTGGCGCTG
It encodes:
- a CDS encoding carbohydrate-binding domain-containing protein — translated: MDDLGIDLHHQDLTDHTNYAGDFGADTSHLTISETSVSTADGFATPASLLQAQALQTAQPLALADAAATADNATKIVINAAGNVAGGVAPHFKVMVDGKVIGEGSAGTTAKDFTFNANVTADQAHKIQIQYDNDGFVNGQDRNLIVNKITINGHALDAADPSVTYDKGALDGKDVVKGQSGMWWNGTLVVAAPKDFFPAATAEAVTGATKIVVNAAGNVAGGVAPHFKVMVDGKVIGEGSAGTTAKDFTFNADIAAGQAHKVQIQYDNDGFVNGQDRNLIVNKITINGNAVNPTDASVTYDKGALDGKDVVKGQSGMWWDGTLVVAAPKEFFPSSTTTPTTPTTPTTPTTPTTPTTPTTPTAPPAPTNPGGTSDYPATPPSQVFYVDATHGNDSNSGNNPNQAWKSLAKVNATSFAAGSLVLFERGETWTDSLLVSTSGTSDKPIIYGAYGTGADPIIKAKSGASYAVSLNNKDNITFDNLTMTGSNDTGLLLNGGANNVKVTNSQILDNRGSGVVISGTSNNLRIDHSTIDGNGGYGLVHYSADNANQYFTNNIISDNGWRTDAVYSGWNGRILSGEIAGNTIFNNGSGGGDGRSHGLYHDHSQANSTLKIHDNVIYSNPRGAGILAKSSTEIYNNTIYGNSNVGISIGQNQGTNVTYKIYGNEIFNNNGGILEHLKGSGSITLSLYDNTFYNNNGRAAINIADSIKQTVTNNTISSVSKANPII
- a CDS encoding glycosyltransferase; the encoded protein is MATYAGEKADNLQAALESVYTQTLLPRECVLVVDGRIGEEQEKVIARYQASNACRLVVVRRRNQGGLARALNDGLQYCTGYLVARMDSDDICLPHRFETQARAFAEQGSLDASFSWHAEFEQDPGAITCVKRSPETHEEISQGMKWHCVLSHPTMMVRRRALTAIGGYRSCFGNLEDYDLYVRLLQAGARMETVQEALLLFRTSMAQRVRRGGLRYAVNEWAFRVWCWRSGFLTNSEFLATASLQIGFRLTPPGLKRMLYRLVRTPTEAQAMTRIHSAMIQPKRLAPDGADAL